Within the Cyanobacteria bacterium GSL.Bin1 genome, the region TGTCCTGGACTAACCCAGTTGGGCGAGATTCCGCCCTCTTACATCTAATCCAAACTAGAGAAACATCTGGAAGTGTTTACTCGCTAACCGCTCATGGCTCTATTCGCAGCTACGGGGAGGTTATCTCTCCCCAATCCCCCACCTCACGAAGTAGGTGGGGGTCATTGAATCTTGGGGTTAATATCCATGCCTAAACTTTGCCTAAATTTTTTGGGTAATTAGTCCTTTTTAGAGAGAATAGTCTAGATTGAAAAACCAGTCAACAACACAAAAAGACCGTCTGGCGATCTTTTAAGGCTTATCTTTATTCCAACTAAAAATGGCTCAGGCGTGATTTGAACACGCGACCAAGGGCTTATGAGTCCCCTGCTCTACCGCTGAGCTACTGAGCCGCTTACGAAAGCGTTTACTATGCTAACACAGTTATTTAAGGGGAGCAAGGTAAGATTCAATTTTTCTTTTCATCAATTTATTGGATCTGAAACTTGAAATACTGAGATGACCAAAATTCCTGAAGCTAAGCGCTCATTCATCACTCTGCACTTTAATGAATGGGTAACACATCATAATTCCCAAAAATTTTGAGGACTTCTGTATATTGAGGCAAATCTTCTAACGCTGCTTGAACATGAGGCTGACTGGCATTGCCTTCAATATCAATGAAAAAGAGATACTCCCCTAAAGAACGTTTAGTGGGGCGAGATTCAATGCGGGTTAAATTGATTTCTCGTTGGGCAAAAACAGAAAGCGGACGAACTAGTGCCCCCGGTTTGTTAACCCCTGTACTAAAGCCAAGGGAAATATACTTGCCGTTTGTGGCGGGTTCTAAACCGACAACCCAAAACCGAGTGCAGTTGCCAGGGTAATCATTGAGAGATGAAACTAAAATCGGTACATTGTATAGTTTTGCAGCCCGAGAGGACGCGATCGCGCCACACCGTTTACTTTCTGCTTCTTGCGAGAGATAATGTAAGGCTTCGACAGTGGAAGCGGTAGGGACTAACTGTACTTGGGGGAGACAAGACTCCAGGGCTTTTTGGCACTGGGCAAGGGCTTGAGGATGGGAATAAACGGTTTGAATTTCTTCTAAAGCAGTGGCATGAGAGAGTAGGGAATGCGTAATCGGTAGCACTAATGCCTTTTGAATTTGTAGTCCTTCCAATTGCCACAAGGTATCTAGGGTAACGGTTACACTTCCTTCTGTCGAATTTTCCACGGGAACAACTGCAAAATCGGCTTCTTGTTCAGCGACCGCCTTTAAAGTTTGAGCAATACTAGCATAGGGACATAATAGCGAGTCCTGTCCATGAGTACGCTGCAACCATTGTGTATACGCTAAAGCTGCCGTCTCGGCATTCGTCCCAGTCGGCCCTAAATGAGCAATGGAGAAAGTCATATTGTTTATTAACGAAAAAAGGAATCGCAAGGGAAGATTAAACTAATTATCTATGATCAATATCTTTGTAATCAATTTTCTATCACTTGCAGCAGAGTTGTTTTCTCAATTCCTTTGTTGCTTTGGAGAGAGGATAAAGCTAACTGGAGTTTTTTATACTTATTATTAAGCGATGTGAAGTTTTTTAATGCATACGCTCGCTCATGATTCTGCCCTGTCTTGACAGTGAGAGGATTGAAATGAGAGTCCACGCTGAGAGAGTCTTAACCAAACTATGGAAACTGTACGATTTACCGCGTCTGAGTCTGTTAATTTGACCGTTCCGCCGGAAAATACGCCCATTCAACATTATTTACGCCAACCGCAACGTTTAGTAAAAACAATTGCGAATCCTAAACTAATGACACCTCTCTCGGAGAACCGCTTTCGCTTGAAAATGCGCCCTCTCAATTTTCTGGATATTTATCATTTTCAACCTTCGGCAGTGCTGAAAGTAGTTGCTGATACTAAGGGGGCTGTTACTCTGACATCAGAAAGCTGTGAAATTTTAGGAAACGATTATATTAATGATCGCTTTTCTCTTCAACTGAAGGGCAAATTGGAACCCATTCAAGAAAATGGTAAAACTTACCTGAGAGGCGTTGCTGATTTAACCGTTGATGTGAACTTACCGCCTGCTTTGTGGTTTACTCCCCGACCGATGTTAGAGACAACAGGAAATGGTTTATTGAAAGGGGTATTGAGTCGCATTAAACAAAAGCTAATGAATCAGTTGATTTCTGATTATCACGCCTGGGCCAATCAAACGACAACAACGACTAACCAACAAGCTTCTCTATCTTCTCCCA harbors:
- a CDS encoding DUF1997 domain-containing protein; the protein is METVRFTASESVNLTVPPENTPIQHYLRQPQRLVKTIANPKLMTPLSENRFRLKMRPLNFLDIYHFQPSAVLKVVADTKGAVTLTSESCEILGNDYINDRFSLQLKGKLEPIQENGKTYLRGVADLTVDVNLPPALWFTPRPMLETTGNGLLKGVLSRIKQKLMNQLISDYHAWANQTTTTTNQQASLSSPKTA
- the pheA gene encoding prephenate dehydratase; amino-acid sequence: MTFSIAHLGPTGTNAETAALAYTQWLQRTHGQDSLLCPYASIAQTLKAVAEQEADFAVVPVENSTEGSVTVTLDTLWQLEGLQIQKALVLPITHSLLSHATALEEIQTVYSHPQALAQCQKALESCLPQVQLVPTASTVEALHYLSQEAESKRCGAIASSRAAKLYNVPILVSSLNDYPGNCTRFWVVGLEPATNGKYISLGFSTGVNKPGALVRPLSVFAQREINLTRIESRPTKRSLGEYLFFIDIEGNASQPHVQAALEDLPQYTEVLKIFGNYDVLPIH